In Ahaetulla prasina isolate Xishuangbanna chromosome 5, ASM2864084v1, whole genome shotgun sequence, the following are encoded in one genomic region:
- the UPF3A gene encoding regulator of nonsense transcripts 3A isoform X1: protein MEAPLQRESPRRVSETPSSSPGPPPPPPPPSNLPPGKQQREEKRAALSKVVIRRLPPNFTKEQLEEQLHPLPAHDYFEFCSSDPSLYPHLYSRAYINFRNPDDILLFRDRFDGYVFIDNKGLEYPAVVEFAPFQKISKKKLKKKDAKSGSIEDDPEYRKFLESYCAEEEKICANPETLLGEIEAKTRELIARRTTPLLEYIKNRKLEKQRIREEKREERRRRESEKKRLREDEKRKRREEERRKRKEAEKQKKIAEKEIRIKLLKKPEKGDEQTTEKHREKEKGDIEDNKWEKSPGHGSLKSKPLEVPLKELKEKSQNDSDKEQRDSERRFREKEPERQRYRLEDGRKHRTHYEFDKYVRRNEDEPKWEKGYNQDRGKKVNYNYSFTVDTVDKLGKEDKCDDMASKKERIRNKDRPAMQLYQPGIRIRTHMGPTSRFYDCGEKTSQEVYDRRTFIPALQPHTSTKRTATT from the exons ATGGAGGCTCCGCTTCAGCGAGAATCCCCACGTCGTGTGTCAGAGACGCCGTCCTCCTCTCCGGGGCcgccgccccctccgcccccgccTTCCAACCTGCCGCCGGGCAAGCAGCAACGGGAAGAGAAAAGAGCGGCGCTGAGTAAA GTAGTTATTCGCCGGCTTCCTCCTAACTTTACTAAGGAGCAGCTAGAAGAACAACTCCATCCACTTCCAGCTCATgattattttgaattttgttCCTCTGATCCCAG TCTGTATCCCCACCTCTACTCAAGAGCGTATATTAATTTTAGGAATCCCGATGACATCCTTCTTTTTAGAGATCGCTTTGATGGCTATGTcttcattgacaataaag GTTTGGAATATCCTGCTGTTGTTGAATTTGCACCATTCCAAAAGATTTCTAAAAAGAAACTAAAGAAAAAAGATGCAAAATCTGGAAGCATAGAAGATG ATCCAGAATATAGAAAATTTTTAGAAAGTTATtgtgctgaagaagaaaaaatatgtgcCAACCCTGAAACACTTCTGGGAGAAATCGAAGCAAAAACAAGAGAACTCATTG CTAGAAGAACCACCCCACTTTtggaatatattaaaaatagaaaattagaaaaacaG AGAATTcgagaagagaaaagggaagaaagaaggagaagagaatcaGAAAAAAAACGGCTAAGAGAAGATGAGAAACGGAAACGCCGAGAGGAAGAAAGAcgcaaaagaaaagaagctgagaaacaaaagaaaattgctgaaaaagaaataaggATTAAG CTTCTTAAGAAACCTGAAAAGGGAGATGAACAGACTACAGAAAagcacagagaaaaagaaaaaggtgatATTGAAGACAACAAATGGGAGAAATCACCAGGACATGGGAGTTTAAAATCCAAGCCATTGGAAGTTCCTCTAAAGGAACTTAAGGAAAA ATCACAAAATGACAGTGATAAAGAACAAAGAGATTCAGAGAGAAGATTTCGTGAAAAAGAACCTGAGAGACAAAGGTATCGGTTGGAAGATGGCCGAAAGCATAGAACTCACTATGAATTTGACAAATATGTGAGACGGAATGAAGATGAACCGAAGTGGGAGAAAGGGTACAACCAAGACCGAGGAAAGAAAGTGAACTACAACTACAGCTTCACTGTGGACACAGTAGACAAACTGGGTAAAGAGGACAAGTGTGATGACATGGCATCCAAAAAGGAGCGCATAAGAAATAAG GATCGCCCAGCCATGCAGCTGTACCAACCAGGAATTCGCATTCGAACACATATGGGACCTACAAGTAGGTTCTATGACTGTGGTGAAAAAACTTCTCAAGAAGTTTATGACAGAAG GACCTTCATCCCTGCCCTACAACCTCATACATCCACCAAGAGAACAGCAACAACTTAA
- the UPF3A gene encoding regulator of nonsense transcripts 3A isoform X2, with product MEAPLQRESPRRVSETPSSSPGPPPPPPPPSNLPPGKQQREEKRAALSKVVIRRLPPNFTKEQLEEQLHPLPAHDYFEFCSSDPSLYPHLYSRAYINFRNPDDILLFRDRFDGYVFIDNKGLEYPAVVEFAPFQKISKKKLKKKDAKSGSIEDDPEYRKFLESYCAEEEKICANPETLLGEIEAKTRELIARRTTPLLEYIKNRKLEKQRIREEKREERRRRESEKKRLREDEKRKRREEERRKRKEAEKQKKIAEKEIRIKLLKKPEKGDEQTTEKHREKEKGDIEDNKWEKSPGHGSLKSKPLEVPLKELKEKSQNDSDKEQRDSERRFREKEPERQRYRLEDGRKHRTHYEFDKYVRRNEDEPKWEKGYNQDRGKKVNYNYSFTVDTVDKLGSPSHAAVPTRNSHSNTYGTYK from the exons ATGGAGGCTCCGCTTCAGCGAGAATCCCCACGTCGTGTGTCAGAGACGCCGTCCTCCTCTCCGGGGCcgccgccccctccgcccccgccTTCCAACCTGCCGCCGGGCAAGCAGCAACGGGAAGAGAAAAGAGCGGCGCTGAGTAAA GTAGTTATTCGCCGGCTTCCTCCTAACTTTACTAAGGAGCAGCTAGAAGAACAACTCCATCCACTTCCAGCTCATgattattttgaattttgttCCTCTGATCCCAG TCTGTATCCCCACCTCTACTCAAGAGCGTATATTAATTTTAGGAATCCCGATGACATCCTTCTTTTTAGAGATCGCTTTGATGGCTATGTcttcattgacaataaag GTTTGGAATATCCTGCTGTTGTTGAATTTGCACCATTCCAAAAGATTTCTAAAAAGAAACTAAAGAAAAAAGATGCAAAATCTGGAAGCATAGAAGATG ATCCAGAATATAGAAAATTTTTAGAAAGTTATtgtgctgaagaagaaaaaatatgtgcCAACCCTGAAACACTTCTGGGAGAAATCGAAGCAAAAACAAGAGAACTCATTG CTAGAAGAACCACCCCACTTTtggaatatattaaaaatagaaaattagaaaaacaG AGAATTcgagaagagaaaagggaagaaagaaggagaagagaatcaGAAAAAAAACGGCTAAGAGAAGATGAGAAACGGAAACGCCGAGAGGAAGAAAGAcgcaaaagaaaagaagctgagaaacaaaagaaaattgctgaaaaagaaataaggATTAAG CTTCTTAAGAAACCTGAAAAGGGAGATGAACAGACTACAGAAAagcacagagaaaaagaaaaaggtgatATTGAAGACAACAAATGGGAGAAATCACCAGGACATGGGAGTTTAAAATCCAAGCCATTGGAAGTTCCTCTAAAGGAACTTAAGGAAAA ATCACAAAATGACAGTGATAAAGAACAAAGAGATTCAGAGAGAAGATTTCGTGAAAAAGAACCTGAGAGACAAAGGTATCGGTTGGAAGATGGCCGAAAGCATAGAACTCACTATGAATTTGACAAATATGTGAGACGGAATGAAGATGAACCGAAGTGGGAGAAAGGGTACAACCAAGACCGAGGAAAGAAAGTGAACTACAACTACAGCTTCACTGTGGACACAGTAGACAAACTGG GATCGCCCAGCCATGCAGCTGTACCAACCAGGAATTCGCATTCGAACACATATGGGACCTACAAGTAG
- the CDC16 gene encoding cell division cycle protein 16 homolog isoform X1, which translates to MNLERLRKRVRQYIDQQQYQSALFWADKVASLSHEDPQDIYWLAQCLYLTSQYHRAAHALRSRKLDKLHEACQYLAARCHYAAKEYQQALDILDMEEPINKRLFEKYLKDESAVKDCSNDWEISQTSIKSSICLLRGKIYDALDNRTLATFSYKEALKLDVYCFEAFDLLTSHHMLTAEEEKELLESLPLRKQCTEEEQVLLHFLFENKLKKYNKPSETLIPESVDGLQDNLDVVVSLAERHYYNCDFKMCYKLTSVVMEKDPFHASCLPVHIGTLVELNKANELFYLSHKLVDLYPNNPVSWFAVGCYYLMVGHKNEHARRYLSKATTLERTYGPAWIAYGHSFAVESEHDQAMAAYFTAAQLMKGCHLPMLYIGLEYGLTNNSKLAERFFSQALSIAPEDPFVMHEVGVVAFQNGDWKTSEKWFLDALEKIKAIGSEVTVDKWEPLLNNLGHVCRKLKKYEEALEYHRQALVLIPQNASTYSAIGYIHSLMGNFESAIDYFHTALGLRRDDTFSVTMLGHCIEMYIGDSEAYIGTAIKDKLRCYDFDVHTMKTLKNIISPAWGALDFDIERQTTEESNMAMETPHQRKTTEDPPPLDETFEIEMNESDMMLETSMSDHST; encoded by the exons AAGATCCACAGGACATTTATTGGTTGGCTCAATGTCTTTATCTTACATCACAGTATCACAGGGCAGCACATGCTCTTAGGTCAAGAAAATTAGATAAG TTACATGAAGCATGTCAATACCTTGCAGCTAGATGTCAT TATGCTGCAAAAGAATATCAGCAGGCTCTTGATATACTTGACATGGAAGAACCAATCAACAAAAGATTGTTTGAAAAATACTTGAAGGATGAAAGTGCAGTGAAAGACTGTTCTAATGACTGGGAAATTTCACAAACGTCA ATCAAAAGTTCAATTTGCCTTTTGAGAGGGAAGATCTATGATGCTCTTGATAACAGAACTCTAGCAACATTCAGCTACAAAGAGGCTTTGAAACTTGATGTTTACTGTTTTGAAGCATTTGACCTTCTAACATCACACCATATGTTAACAGCAGAAGAAG aaaaagaaCTACTTGAATCTCTACCTCTTAGAAAACAGTGtacagaagaagaacaagtatTACTGCATTTTCTGTTtgagaacaaattaaaaaag TACAATAAACCTAGTGAAACACTGATTCCTGAATCTGTAGATGGTCTTCAAGATAATCTCGATGTAGTAGTGTCTCTAGCAGAAAGGCATTATTATAACTGTGATTTTAAAATGTGCTACAAACTTACTTCTGT AGTAATGGAAAAGGATCCGTTCCATGCCAGTTGTTTACCTGTACATATTGGGACACTTGTGGAGCTGAATAAAGCAAATG AACTTTTCTATCTCTCTCATAAACTGGTGGATTTGTATCCAAATAATCCt gtctCTTGGTTTGCTGTAGGATGCTATTATCTCATGGTTGGCCATAAAAATGAACATGCCAGAAGATACCTCAG TAAAGCCACTACACTAGAGAGAACATATGGGCCAGCATGGATAGCTTATGGACATTCATTTGCAGTTGAGAGTGAGCACGATCAGGCCATGGCTGCTTATTTCACAGCTGCCCAGTTGATGAAGGG TTGCCATTTGCCAATGTTGTACATTGGACTAGAATATGGATTGACTAACAATTCAAAATTAGCTGAACGCTTCTTCAGCCAAGCTTTAAGTATTGCACCTGAGGATCCTTTTGTTATGCATGAAGTTGGGGTGGTAGCATTTCAGAATGGAGA CTGGAAAACTTCAGAAAAGTGGTTTCTTGATGCACTAGAAAAGATCAAAGCTATTGGAAGTGAG GTGACTGTAGATAAATGGGAGCCTTTACTAAATAACTTGGGTCATGTGTGCAGAAAACTGAA gaaatatgaAGAAGCTCTTGAATACCATCGTCAGGCTCTGGTCTTGATCCCTCAAAATGCTTCCACGTATTCTGCAATTGGATACATACATAGTCTGATGGGAAACTTTGAAAGTGCAATTGATTATTTTCATACA GCTCTTGGTCTTAGGAGGGATGATACATTTTCAGTTACTATGCTTGGACATTGCATAGAAATGTATATTGGAGATTCTGAAGCCTACATTG GGACTGCAATTAAGGATAAACTCAGATGCTATGATTTTGATGTGCATACTATGAAGACATTGAAGAACATCATCTCCCCTGCATGGGGTGCATTGGACTTTGATATAGAAAGGCAAACTACAGAAGAAAGCAATATGGCAATGGAAACACCTCATCAACGAAAAACCACAGAAGACCCTCCTCCATTAGATGAAACTTTTGAAATTGAAATGAATGAAAGTGACATGATGTTAGAAACATCCATGTCAGACCATAGTACATGA
- the CDC16 gene encoding cell division cycle protein 16 homolog isoform X2, translating to MEEPINKRLFEKYLKDESAVKDCSNDWEISQTSIKSSICLLRGKIYDALDNRTLATFSYKEALKLDVYCFEAFDLLTSHHMLTAEEEKELLESLPLRKQCTEEEQVLLHFLFENKLKKYNKPSETLIPESVDGLQDNLDVVVSLAERHYYNCDFKMCYKLTSVVMEKDPFHASCLPVHIGTLVELNKANELFYLSHKLVDLYPNNPVSWFAVGCYYLMVGHKNEHARRYLSKATTLERTYGPAWIAYGHSFAVESEHDQAMAAYFTAAQLMKGCHLPMLYIGLEYGLTNNSKLAERFFSQALSIAPEDPFVMHEVGVVAFQNGDWKTSEKWFLDALEKIKAIGSEVTVDKWEPLLNNLGHVCRKLKKYEEALEYHRQALVLIPQNASTYSAIGYIHSLMGNFESAIDYFHTALGLRRDDTFSVTMLGHCIEMYIGDSEAYIGTAIKDKLRCYDFDVHTMKTLKNIISPAWGALDFDIERQTTEESNMAMETPHQRKTTEDPPPLDETFEIEMNESDMMLETSMSDHST from the exons ATGGAAGAACCAATCAACAAAAGATTGTTTGAAAAATACTTGAAGGATGAAAGTGCAGTGAAAGACTGTTCTAATGACTGGGAAATTTCACAAACGTCA ATCAAAAGTTCAATTTGCCTTTTGAGAGGGAAGATCTATGATGCTCTTGATAACAGAACTCTAGCAACATTCAGCTACAAAGAGGCTTTGAAACTTGATGTTTACTGTTTTGAAGCATTTGACCTTCTAACATCACACCATATGTTAACAGCAGAAGAAG aaaaagaaCTACTTGAATCTCTACCTCTTAGAAAACAGTGtacagaagaagaacaagtatTACTGCATTTTCTGTTtgagaacaaattaaaaaag TACAATAAACCTAGTGAAACACTGATTCCTGAATCTGTAGATGGTCTTCAAGATAATCTCGATGTAGTAGTGTCTCTAGCAGAAAGGCATTATTATAACTGTGATTTTAAAATGTGCTACAAACTTACTTCTGT AGTAATGGAAAAGGATCCGTTCCATGCCAGTTGTTTACCTGTACATATTGGGACACTTGTGGAGCTGAATAAAGCAAATG AACTTTTCTATCTCTCTCATAAACTGGTGGATTTGTATCCAAATAATCCt gtctCTTGGTTTGCTGTAGGATGCTATTATCTCATGGTTGGCCATAAAAATGAACATGCCAGAAGATACCTCAG TAAAGCCACTACACTAGAGAGAACATATGGGCCAGCATGGATAGCTTATGGACATTCATTTGCAGTTGAGAGTGAGCACGATCAGGCCATGGCTGCTTATTTCACAGCTGCCCAGTTGATGAAGGG TTGCCATTTGCCAATGTTGTACATTGGACTAGAATATGGATTGACTAACAATTCAAAATTAGCTGAACGCTTCTTCAGCCAAGCTTTAAGTATTGCACCTGAGGATCCTTTTGTTATGCATGAAGTTGGGGTGGTAGCATTTCAGAATGGAGA CTGGAAAACTTCAGAAAAGTGGTTTCTTGATGCACTAGAAAAGATCAAAGCTATTGGAAGTGAG GTGACTGTAGATAAATGGGAGCCTTTACTAAATAACTTGGGTCATGTGTGCAGAAAACTGAA gaaatatgaAGAAGCTCTTGAATACCATCGTCAGGCTCTGGTCTTGATCCCTCAAAATGCTTCCACGTATTCTGCAATTGGATACATACATAGTCTGATGGGAAACTTTGAAAGTGCAATTGATTATTTTCATACA GCTCTTGGTCTTAGGAGGGATGATACATTTTCAGTTACTATGCTTGGACATTGCATAGAAATGTATATTGGAGATTCTGAAGCCTACATTG GGACTGCAATTAAGGATAAACTCAGATGCTATGATTTTGATGTGCATACTATGAAGACATTGAAGAACATCATCTCCCCTGCATGGGGTGCATTGGACTTTGATATAGAAAGGCAAACTACAGAAGAAAGCAATATGGCAATGGAAACACCTCATCAACGAAAAACCACAGAAGACCCTCCTCCATTAGATGAAACTTTTGAAATTGAAATGAATGAAAGTGACATGATGTTAGAAACATCCATGTCAGACCATAGTACATGA